A single region of the Streptomyces sp. NBC_01803 genome encodes:
- a CDS encoding IclR family transcriptional regulator encodes MATVPAAAQVLAVLRYLARQAAPVPAAAISRDMGLPRSTTYHLLDTLIGAGFVVHLPEERRYGLGVSAFELGSGYTRQAPFERLARAPLAALVDRTGHNAHLAVPHGREVLYIIEERAPGRAPLVTEAGVRLPAHLTASGRAVLALLPGAQVRALFPDASAFVRRTEAGPRSMTALRHDLVGVRRRGYAVESGEVTAGFSSVAAAVTDHTGRPVAGVAVTFADGDADAAGRERIAGQVIATARELTLRVAGRPAAPRTRAP; translated from the coding sequence GTGGCGACCGTTCCGGCCGCGGCCCAGGTGCTGGCCGTGCTCCGATATCTCGCGCGGCAGGCCGCCCCGGTGCCGGCCGCCGCGATCAGCCGTGACATGGGGCTGCCCCGCTCCACGACGTACCACCTGCTGGACACGCTGATCGGCGCGGGCTTCGTGGTGCACCTGCCCGAGGAGCGCCGGTACGGCCTGGGCGTCAGCGCCTTCGAGCTGGGCTCCGGCTACACCCGGCAGGCGCCGTTCGAACGGCTGGCCCGCGCGCCGCTGGCGGCGCTGGTGGACCGCACCGGGCACAACGCGCACCTGGCCGTGCCGCACGGGCGCGAGGTGCTGTACATCATCGAGGAACGGGCCCCGGGCCGCGCGCCGCTGGTCACCGAGGCCGGCGTCCGGCTGCCCGCGCACCTGACCGCCAGCGGTCGCGCCGTGCTGGCGCTGCTGCCCGGGGCCCAGGTGCGGGCGCTGTTCCCGGACGCGTCGGCGTTCGTGCGGCGCACCGAGGCGGGGCCACGGTCCATGACGGCGCTGCGGCACGATCTGGTCGGGGTGCGGCGGCGCGGCTACGCGGTGGAGAGCGGCGAGGTCACGGCGGGCTTCTCCTCGGTCGCCGCGGCGGTGACCGACCACACGGGACGCCCGGTGGCGGGGGTGGCCGTCACCTTCGCGGACGGCGACGCGGACGCGGCGGGACGGGAACGGATCGCCGGGCAGGTGATCGCGACCGCGCGGGAGCTGACGCTGCGCGTCGCCGGGCGCCCGGCCGCGCCCCGCACCCGCGCGCCCTGA
- a CDS encoding hemolysin family protein — protein MTAFQLALGALTLVTNAFFVGAEFALISVRRDQIEPRAEAGERRARTVLWALRHLSPMMATAQLGITVSSLVLGAVAEPAIAHLLEPAFDAVGVPGALAHPIAFAVALSLATYLHMLIGEMVPKNIALAAPERTALVLGPALVAVTRALRPVVFGINAFANVLLRLLRVEPKDEIASVFTDDELARIVKDSSDAGLLEAAESERLRDALALGTRTVAEIVVPVGRMTTVDHRVTPRQLERVSATSGYSRFPVTGPGTTVLGFLHVKDALGAAARDRPFPREALHPVIRIRPETPLDDALTAMRAGSTHLAAVTSDKGTLLGFVTMEDVLGDLVGPAPR, from the coding sequence ATGACGGCCTTCCAACTCGCCCTCGGCGCGCTGACCCTGGTCACCAACGCCTTCTTCGTCGGCGCCGAGTTCGCCCTCATCTCGGTGCGCCGCGACCAGATCGAACCGCGCGCCGAGGCCGGTGAACGGCGGGCCCGCACCGTGCTGTGGGCCCTGCGCCACCTCTCGCCCATGATGGCCACCGCCCAACTCGGCATCACCGTCTCGTCCCTGGTGCTGGGCGCGGTCGCGGAGCCCGCCATCGCGCACCTGCTGGAGCCGGCCTTCGACGCCGTCGGCGTCCCCGGCGCGCTGGCGCACCCGATCGCCTTCGCCGTCGCGCTGTCCCTGGCCACCTATCTCCACATGCTCATCGGGGAGATGGTCCCCAAGAACATCGCCCTGGCCGCCCCCGAGCGGACCGCCCTGGTGCTGGGCCCGGCGCTGGTGGCGGTGACCCGCGCGCTGCGGCCCGTCGTCTTCGGCATCAACGCCTTCGCCAACGTCCTGCTCCGGCTGCTGCGCGTGGAGCCCAAGGACGAGATCGCCTCCGTCTTCACCGATGACGAACTCGCCCGTATCGTCAAGGACTCCAGCGACGCCGGGCTGCTGGAGGCCGCCGAGAGCGAGCGGTTGCGCGACGCCCTGGCGCTGGGCACCCGGACCGTCGCCGAGATCGTCGTCCCGGTCGGCCGCATGACCACTGTCGATCACCGGGTCACCCCCCGGCAGTTGGAGCGGGTCTCAGCCACCTCGGGCTACTCCCGCTTCCCCGTCACCGGACCCGGCACGACGGTGCTGGGCTTCCTGCACGTCAAGGACGCGCTCGGCGCGGCGGCCCGCGACCGGCCGTTCCCGCGCGAGGCCCTGCACCCGGTCATCCGCATCCGGCCGGAGACGCCGCTGGACGACGCGCTGACCGCCATGCGGGCGGGCAGCACCCACCTGGCCGCCGTCACCAGCGACAAGGGAACACTGCTCGGGTTCGTCACCATGGAGGACGTCCTCGGTGACCTGGTGGGCCCCGCGCCCCGCTGA
- the hutU gene encoding urocanate hydratase, whose amino-acid sequence MHGARPVRAARGPDLTARGWPQEAALRMLHNNLDPEVAEHPDELVVYGGSGKAARDWASFDAMVRTLRDLRADETMLVQSGRPVGVMTTHEWAPRVLIANSHLVGEWATWEEFRRLEALGLTMYGQMTAGSWIYIGTQGILQGTYETFAAVAAKRFGGSLAGTVTLTAGLGGMGGAQPLAVTMNGGVALCVDCDPRAIERRIAHGYLDIRADTLEHALRLTGEARDARRPLSVGLLGNAADAVPRLLALGAPIDVVTDQTSAHDPLAYLPLGVDFADMAALAREKPADFTRRARESMARHVEAMVGFQDAGAEVFDYGNSIRGEARLAGYERAFAFPGFVPAYIRPLFCEGKGPFRWAALSGDPADIAATDRAVLDLFPDNEPLARWIRLAGERVRFQGLPARICWLGYGERDRAGERFNEMVADGTLKAPVVIGRDHLDCGSVASPYRETEGMRDGSDAIADWPLLNAMVNVASGASWVSVHHGGGVGIGRSLHAGQVTVADGTPLAAEKIRRVLTNDPGMGVIRHVDAGYDRAEDIAAERGVRVPMREEA is encoded by the coding sequence ATGCACGGTGCCCGCCCCGTCCGTGCCGCCCGCGGCCCGGACCTCACCGCCCGCGGCTGGCCCCAGGAGGCCGCGCTGCGGATGCTGCACAACAACCTCGACCCGGAGGTCGCCGAGCACCCCGACGAGCTGGTGGTCTACGGCGGCTCTGGGAAGGCCGCCCGCGACTGGGCGTCGTTCGACGCCATGGTCCGCACGCTCCGGGATCTCAGGGCCGACGAGACCATGCTCGTGCAGTCGGGACGGCCGGTCGGCGTGATGACCACGCACGAGTGGGCGCCCCGGGTGCTGATCGCCAACTCCCACCTGGTGGGGGAGTGGGCGACCTGGGAGGAGTTCCGGCGGCTGGAGGCTCTCGGTCTCACCATGTACGGGCAGATGACGGCCGGTTCGTGGATCTACATCGGCACTCAGGGCATCCTCCAGGGCACTTATGAGACGTTCGCGGCGGTGGCGGCCAAGCGCTTCGGCGGCTCGCTCGCCGGGACCGTCACGCTCACCGCCGGACTCGGCGGGATGGGCGGCGCCCAGCCGCTCGCCGTCACGATGAACGGCGGCGTCGCGCTGTGCGTCGACTGCGACCCCCGCGCGATCGAACGGCGTATCGCCCACGGCTACCTGGACATCCGCGCCGACACGCTGGAGCACGCGCTGCGGCTGACCGGCGAGGCCCGTGACGCCCGCCGGCCGCTGTCCGTCGGCCTGCTGGGCAACGCGGCGGACGCCGTGCCCCGCCTGCTGGCCCTGGGCGCGCCGATCGACGTCGTCACCGACCAGACCTCCGCCCACGACCCGCTGGCCTACCTGCCGCTCGGCGTCGACTTCGCCGACATGGCCGCCCTCGCCCGCGAGAAGCCGGCCGACTTCACCCGCCGGGCGCGGGAGTCGATGGCCCGGCACGTCGAGGCGATGGTCGGCTTCCAGGACGCGGGCGCGGAAGTCTTCGACTACGGCAACTCCATCCGGGGCGAGGCCCGACTCGCGGGCTACGAGCGGGCGTTCGCGTTCCCCGGCTTCGTACCCGCCTACATCAGGCCGCTGTTCTGCGAGGGCAAGGGCCCCTTCCGCTGGGCCGCCCTGTCCGGCGACCCGGCCGACATCGCCGCCACGGACCGCGCCGTCCTCGACCTCTTCCCGGACAACGAGCCGCTCGCCCGCTGGATCCGTCTCGCCGGCGAGCGGGTCCGCTTCCAGGGCCTCCCCGCCCGGATCTGCTGGCTGGGCTACGGCGAACGGGACCGGGCCGGGGAGCGGTTCAACGAGATGGTGGCGGACGGCACGCTCAAGGCGCCGGTCGTCATCGGCCGCGACCACCTGGACTGCGGCTCGGTCGCCTCGCCCTACCGGGAGACCGAGGGCATGCGGGACGGCTCGGACGCGATCGCGGACTGGCCGCTGCTGAACGCGATGGTGAACGTGGCCTCCGGCGCGTCCTGGGTCTCCGTCCACCACGGCGGTGGCGTCGGCATCGGCCGCTCCCTGCACGCCGGGCAGGTGACGGTCGCGGACGGCACGCCACTGGCCGCCGAGAAGATCCGCCGGGTGCTCACCAACGACCCGGGCATGGGCGTGATCCGCCACGTCGACGCGGGCTACGACCGGGCCGAGGACATCGCGGCGGAGCGCGGCGTCCGCGTCCCCATGCGGGAGGAGGCGTGA
- the hutH gene encoding histidine ammonia-lyase — protein sequence MNEVVVGPGPLTPAEVVAVARHGARVTLSAAARDELARSREVIGALAADARPHYGVSTGFGALATRHIPAESRARLQRGLIRSHAAGSGPEVEREVVRALMLLRLSTLATGRTGVRPVTARTYAALLNAGLTPVVREYGSLGCSGDLAPLAHCALAAMGEGEVRDAGGVPRPAGEALADAGIEPLVLREKEGLALINGTDGMLGMLLLACHDLRLLLRCADIAAAMSVEALLGTDAVFAADLQALRPHPGQADSAANLRALLAGSGIMASHRGPACTRVQDAYSLRCAPQVHGAARDTLAHAELVASRELAAAIDNPVVTPDGRVESNGNFHGAPLAHVLDFLAISTADVASIAERRTDRFLDVARNHGLSAFLADDPGVDSGHMIAQYTQAAIVAELKRLAVPASVDSIPSSALQEDHVSMGWSAARKLRRAVDGLTRVVAIELLTAARGLDLRAPLAAAPATAAVRAGLRRRVPGPGPDRYLAPEIEAAVVYTASGEALAAAESVTGPLR from the coding sequence ATGAACGAAGTTGTCGTCGGACCCGGACCGCTCACCCCCGCCGAGGTGGTCGCCGTCGCCCGGCACGGAGCCCGCGTCACGCTCTCCGCCGCGGCGCGGGACGAACTCGCCCGCAGCCGCGAGGTGATCGGGGCCCTCGCCGCCGACGCCCGGCCCCACTACGGCGTCTCCACCGGATTCGGCGCCCTCGCCACCCGGCACATCCCGGCCGAGTCGCGCGCCCGGCTGCAGCGCGGCCTGATCCGGTCCCACGCCGCCGGCTCCGGCCCCGAGGTCGAACGCGAAGTCGTCCGCGCGCTGATGCTGCTGCGCCTGTCGACGCTGGCCACCGGCCGCACCGGCGTCCGGCCGGTGACCGCCCGCACCTACGCGGCGCTGCTCAACGCCGGCCTCACCCCCGTGGTGCGCGAGTACGGCTCCCTGGGCTGCTCCGGCGACCTGGCGCCGCTCGCGCACTGCGCGCTCGCGGCCATGGGCGAGGGCGAGGTCCGCGACGCCGGAGGCGTCCCGCGCCCGGCCGGGGAAGCCCTCGCCGACGCGGGGATCGAGCCGCTCGTCCTGCGGGAGAAGGAGGGGCTGGCCCTGATCAACGGCACCGACGGCATGCTCGGCATGCTGTTGCTGGCCTGCCACGACCTGCGGCTCCTGCTGCGCTGCGCCGACATCGCCGCAGCGATGAGCGTGGAGGCGCTGCTCGGCACCGACGCCGTGTTCGCCGCCGACCTCCAGGCGCTCCGGCCGCATCCGGGCCAGGCCGACAGCGCGGCCAACCTCCGTGCGCTGCTGGCCGGTTCGGGCATCATGGCCAGCCACCGCGGCCCCGCGTGCACCCGCGTCCAGGACGCCTACTCGCTGCGCTGTGCCCCTCAGGTGCACGGCGCGGCCCGCGACACCCTCGCGCACGCCGAGCTGGTGGCCTCTCGCGAGCTGGCCGCCGCCATCGACAACCCGGTGGTCACCCCGGACGGCCGGGTCGAGAGCAACGGGAACTTCCACGGCGCCCCCCTCGCCCACGTCCTGGACTTCCTCGCCATCTCCACCGCCGACGTCGCCTCGATCGCCGAGCGCCGCACCGACCGGTTCCTCGACGTGGCGCGCAACCACGGGCTGAGCGCCTTCCTCGCCGACGACCCCGGCGTGGACTCGGGCCACATGATCGCCCAGTACACCCAGGCCGCCATCGTCGCCGAGCTGAAGCGGCTCGCGGTCCCGGCATCGGTCGACTCCATCCCCTCCAGCGCCCTCCAGGAGGACCACGTGTCCATGGGCTGGTCGGCCGCGCGCAAGCTGCGCCGCGCCGTCGACGGGCTCACCCGCGTGGTGGCGATCGAGCTGCTCACCGCCGCCCGGGGCCTGGACCTGCGCGCGCCCCTGGCGGCGGCACCGGCCACCGCCGCCGTCCGCGCCGGGCTGCGGCGGCGGGTTCCCGGCCCGGGACCCGACCGTTATCTCGCGCCCGAGATCGAGGCCGCCGTGGTCTACACGGCGTCCGGCGAGGCCCTCGCCGCCGCCGAGTCGGTCACCGGCCCGCTCCGCTGA